One Dehalococcoidales bacterium DNA window includes the following coding sequences:
- a CDS encoding NADH-ubiquinone oxidoreductase-F iron-sulfur binding region domain-containing protein encodes MPEQRIVLKNCGVINPRDINTYFAADGFQALKKATMEMTPEQVVEEVKASGLRGRGGAGFPCGLKWDLTRRAPGDEKYLICNADEGEVGTFKDRYILQNDPFSLVEGIAIAAYAIGARQAFIYLRGEYHFLLDLLLGAIGQAKEKGFLEHVNITVREGAGAYICGEESALMDSIEGRRGEARYRPPFPPTEGLWRKPTVINNVETLMNISRVLLNGAQWFSQIGTERSKGTKVFSVSGDVASPGVYEMVLGSQLRELVLDLAQAERVKLIQIGGATGRIIPADMLDTPLSFETILGAGGVTVFDESRDVIDIVYRTMEFLADESCGKCSPCREGTEVMLEITERFSKGEGTRRDIRLLEELSGVMSITSLCGLGQAAPIPVTDTLKYFRSDYESKIKQEQVEVVG; translated from the coding sequence GTGCCAGAGCAAAGGATTGTCTTAAAGAACTGCGGTGTGATCAATCCCCGGGATATAAATACCTATTTTGCTGCTGATGGTTTTCAGGCCTTGAAGAAAGCCACCATGGAGATGACTCCCGAGCAGGTCGTGGAGGAGGTCAAGGCATCCGGGTTGAGGGGACGGGGAGGGGCCGGTTTCCCATGCGGCTTGAAGTGGGACCTGACCAGAAGAGCTCCGGGGGATGAAAAGTACCTGATTTGTAATGCCGATGAGGGTGAGGTGGGCACGTTCAAGGACAGATACATCCTGCAGAACGACCCCTTCAGCCTGGTTGAGGGCATTGCCATCGCCGCTTATGCCATCGGGGCCAGGCAAGCCTTTATCTATTTGCGCGGTGAGTACCACTTTCTGCTTGATTTATTGCTGGGTGCTATCGGGCAGGCGAAAGAGAAAGGGTTTTTGGAGCACGTCAATATCACGGTCCGTGAAGGCGCCGGCGCTTACATCTGCGGCGAAGAATCAGCATTGATGGATTCTATCGAGGGCAGGCGTGGAGAAGCACGCTACCGCCCGCCGTTTCCGCCGACGGAGGGACTGTGGAGAAAGCCGACCGTGATTAATAATGTGGAAACACTGATGAATATCTCCCGGGTTCTGCTTAACGGCGCTCAATGGTTCAGCCAGATAGGCACCGAGCGGAGCAAGGGTACCAAGGTCTTCTCGGTGAGCGGGGATGTAGCCAGTCCCGGCGTCTATGAGATGGTACTGGGCAGCCAGCTCCGTGAGCTGGTTCTTGACCTGGCCCAGGCGGAAAGAGTCAAGCTGATTCAGATAGGGGGCGCTACCGGCCGGATCATACCCGCTGATATGCTGGATACTCCCCTGTCTTTTGAGACTATTCTCGGCGCCGGTGGCGTTACCGTATTCGATGAAAGCCGGGATGTTATCGATATCGTCTACAGAACCATGGAATTTCTGGCTGACGAGTCCTGCGGAAAGTGTTCCCCCTGCCGGGAAGGGACTGAGGTGATGCTTGAAATCACGGAAAGATTTTCCAAAGGGGAAGGAACCCGCAGGGATATCCGGTTGCTGGAAGAGCTATCCGGGGTCATGTCAATTACCTCATTGTGCGGACTGGGGCAGGCAGCCCCCATCCCGGTAACGGATACTCTAAAGTATTTCCGGAGCGATTATGAAAGTAAAATCAAACAGGAACAAGTTGAGGTAGTGGGATGA